From Candidatus Poribacteria bacterium, the proteins below share one genomic window:
- a CDS encoding Gfo/Idh/MocA family oxidoreductase, translated as MSRSYHPSTTGGRLRSCAGGRLEGQRSPVIAWSIFRRTIGMAELKAAIIGCGGRGRGHARGYVAAPNVKLVACADPSADNAKKLSEEFGVPKIYADPKEMLAKEKPDIVSVCVWTGLHLPLIRASVEAGVQAIHAEKPMAPTWGDAQEIGRLVADANVLTTFCHQRRFGARFVKARELVNAGAIGEVTRFEGQCPNMFDWGTHWFDMFFYWNNDEPAQSVLGQIHVEGEPRTVFAVPVENQGSSIVFYKNGRKGLLLTGMRGAAGEDLRIVGTEGVIELIAHADPPLRMLRSSSRGWELPDLSTVTPKGDDTVLSILDLIACLESGEEPRLSVRKALQATELIFATYESSRRRERIDLPLTTTDSALLTMLENGDIGPKRKG; from the coding sequence ATGAGCCGGTCCTACCACCCGAGCACCACCGGCGGACGGCTCCGGTCTTGCGCCGGGGGGCGTCTTGAGGGACAACGGTCGCCGGTCATTGCGTGGAGCATCTTCCGAAGGACTATCGGCATGGCAGAGCTCAAAGCGGCGATCATCGGCTGTGGTGGCAGGGGACGGGGACACGCTCGTGGGTATGTCGCGGCGCCCAACGTCAAGCTCGTCGCGTGCGCGGACCCGTCGGCGGACAACGCGAAGAAGCTCTCGGAGGAGTTCGGCGTTCCGAAGATCTACGCCGACCCGAAGGAGATGCTGGCGAAGGAGAAGCCCGACATCGTCAGCGTCTGCGTCTGGACGGGGCTCCACCTGCCGCTCATCCGCGCCTCGGTCGAGGCGGGCGTCCAGGCGATCCACGCCGAGAAGCCCATGGCTCCCACCTGGGGCGATGCCCAGGAGATCGGCAGGCTCGTCGCCGACGCGAACGTCCTGACGACCTTCTGCCACCAGCGGCGGTTCGGCGCGCGGTTCGTCAAGGCGCGCGAGCTCGTCAACGCCGGAGCCATCGGCGAAGTCACGCGCTTCGAGGGTCAGTGTCCCAACATGTTCGACTGGGGAACCCACTGGTTCGACATGTTCTTCTACTGGAACAACGACGAGCCGGCGCAGTCGGTCCTGGGACAGATCCACGTCGAAGGGGAACCGCGCACCGTGTTCGCCGTCCCGGTGGAGAACCAGGGCTCCAGCATCGTCTTCTACAAGAACGGGCGGAAGGGGCTTCTCCTGACCGGCATGCGCGGAGCCGCCGGCGAAGACCTGCGCATCGTCGGCACCGAAGGCGTCATCGAGCTGATCGCCCACGCGGACCCGCCCCTGCGCATGCTGCGCTCGTCCAGCCGAGGATGGGAGCTCCCCGACCTCTCCACGGTCACGCCGAAGGGCGACGACACGGTTCTCTCGATCCTCGACCTGATCGCCTGCCTTGAAAGCGGTGAGGAGCCGAGGCTCTCCGTGCGGAAGGCGCTCCAGGCGACCGAGCTCATCTTCGCCACGTATGAGTCGAGCCGTCGGCGCGAGCGGATCGACCTGCCACTCACGACGACGGACAGCGCCCTCCTGACGATGCTCGAAAACGGCGATATCGGACCGAAGCGGAAAGGCTGA